From Pelmatolapia mariae isolate MD_Pm_ZW linkage group LG1, Pm_UMD_F_2, whole genome shotgun sequence, one genomic window encodes:
- the LOC134628942 gene encoding uncharacterized protein LOC134628942 isoform X2 → MPRLCAFCGCNNRVGCGLSFFAFPKDSTRRRKWLLNLMRADLSPDLTREESDRAGYVVCEQHFRPKDINSKGRRKRLAPEAVPILLHTIKEEQRDLEMPSTDVHAPVPLQDTPPYEQKIKDLKSILQRERARMRLMKFRMNSKIRELKRKLEQQQNSSGDQGDQLTAASDCLPQAAKEFFDKQIAMARVRKHGQRYDKKQKDMAIQLYKQSPSCYSELQKMFQLPSSTTLRRHQVVSQEASPSEEEDREPLGWPASHKDTPGDPERGEEEKLADVAGWVVQKVAQDPEVSACAECESLLVETNDTEHNYHTWMEKDAVSAVKKSPTSARLLHPSEAFKECISKCDSVIQKIPPNAMAPKKLKSYLRASGAFSELHRIHPAHSKAIERVALNKYVMCRVVDELKETAQNRKRTHEKKSAACQELNVSTLEVNQD, encoded by the exons ATGCCACGTTTGTGTGCTTTCTGCGGCTGTAATAATCGAGTGGGCTGTGGGCTTTCGTTTTTCGCATTCCCAAAGGACAGTACAAG GAGGCGCAAATGGCTTCTTAATTTGATGAGGGCAGACTTATCCCCCGACCTGACGAGAGAAGAGTCCGACAGAGCTGGGTATGTGGTCTGCGAACAACATTTCAGGCCAAAGGACATAAACTCAAAG GGTAGAAGAAAACGTCTGGCTCCTGAAGCTGTCCCCATCCTTCTGCACACTATaaaggaggaacagagag ATTTGGAGATGCCTTCTACTGATGTTCATGCTCCAGTGCCTCTGCAAGACACACCCCCATATGAACAG AAAATCAAGGATCTGAAAAGCAttctgcagagagagagggcCAGAATGCGGCTGATGAAGTTCCGTATGAACAGCAAAATCAGAGAACTGAAAAGAAA ACTTGAACAGCAGCAGAACAGTAGCGGTGACCAAGGCGACCAGCTGACTGCTGCCTCCGACTGCCTTCCACAGGCAGCAAAGGAGTTTTTTGACAAGCAAATAGCCATGGCCAGGGTGAGGAAACACGGCCAGAGATACGACAAGAAACAAAAGGACATGGCAATCCAGCTGTACAAACAGAGCCCAAGCTGTTACTCTGAACTCCAAAAAATGTTTCAGTTACCGTCTTCAACCACTCTGAGGAGGCACCAGGTGGTCAGTCAGGAAGCGAGTCCA AGTGAAGAGGAGGATCGGGAGCCTTTGGGATGGCCTGCCAGTCACAAG GACACACCGGGTGACCCAGAGAGAGGTGAGGAGGAGAAACTTGCTGATGTAGCTGGATGGGTGGTGCAGAAAGTGGCTCAAGATCCAGAAGTCAGTGCTTGTGCCGAATGTGAAAGTTTGCTTGTGGAGACCAATGACACTGAGCACAACTATCACACATGGATGGAGAAGGATGCCGTCTCAGCTGTGAAGAAAAGCCCAACCTCTGCCAGGCTGCTTCATCCATCCGAAGCTTTCAAAGAATGCATTTCCAAATGTGACAGTGTCATCCAAAAAATCCCCCCAAATGCAATGGCCCCGAAGAAATTAAAGTCCTACCTCAGAGCCAGCGGTGCTTTCAGTGAGCTCCACCGCATCCATCCTGCCCACTCAAAGGCCATCGAGAGGGTCGCCTTGAATAAATATGTGATGTGCAGGGTGGTGGACGAGCTGAaagaaacagcacaaaacagaaaacGCACACATGAGAAAAAAAGTGCTGCGTGTCAAGAGCTAAATGTTAGCACCCTTGAAGTAAATCAGgactaa
- the LOC134628942 gene encoding uncharacterized protein LOC134628942 isoform X1 translates to MPRLCAFCGCNNRVGCGLSFFAFPKDSTRRRKWLLNLMRADLSPDLTREESDRAGYVVCEQHFRPKDINSKGRRKRLAPEAVPILLHTIKEEQRDLEMPSTDVHAPVPLQDTPPYEQVVAMFNKLLAEKDEKIKDLKSILQRERARMRLMKFRMNSKIRELKRKLEQQQNSSGDQGDQLTAASDCLPQAAKEFFDKQIAMARVRKHGQRYDKKQKDMAIQLYKQSPSCYSELQKMFQLPSSTTLRRHQVVSQEASPSEEEDREPLGWPASHKDTPGDPERGEEEKLADVAGWVVQKVAQDPEVSACAECESLLVETNDTEHNYHTWMEKDAVSAVKKSPTSARLLHPSEAFKECISKCDSVIQKIPPNAMAPKKLKSYLRASGAFSELHRIHPAHSKAIERVALNKYVMCRVVDELKETAQNRKRTHEKKSAACQELNVSTLEVNQD, encoded by the exons ATGCCACGTTTGTGTGCTTTCTGCGGCTGTAATAATCGAGTGGGCTGTGGGCTTTCGTTTTTCGCATTCCCAAAGGACAGTACAAG GAGGCGCAAATGGCTTCTTAATTTGATGAGGGCAGACTTATCCCCCGACCTGACGAGAGAAGAGTCCGACAGAGCTGGGTATGTGGTCTGCGAACAACATTTCAGGCCAAAGGACATAAACTCAAAG GGTAGAAGAAAACGTCTGGCTCCTGAAGCTGTCCCCATCCTTCTGCACACTATaaaggaggaacagagag ATTTGGAGATGCCTTCTACTGATGTTCATGCTCCAGTGCCTCTGCAAGACACACCCCCATATGAACAGGTTGTGGCAATGTTTAACAAGCTGCTGGCAGAGAAGGATGAG AAAATCAAGGATCTGAAAAGCAttctgcagagagagagggcCAGAATGCGGCTGATGAAGTTCCGTATGAACAGCAAAATCAGAGAACTGAAAAGAAA ACTTGAACAGCAGCAGAACAGTAGCGGTGACCAAGGCGACCAGCTGACTGCTGCCTCCGACTGCCTTCCACAGGCAGCAAAGGAGTTTTTTGACAAGCAAATAGCCATGGCCAGGGTGAGGAAACACGGCCAGAGATACGACAAGAAACAAAAGGACATGGCAATCCAGCTGTACAAACAGAGCCCAAGCTGTTACTCTGAACTCCAAAAAATGTTTCAGTTACCGTCTTCAACCACTCTGAGGAGGCACCAGGTGGTCAGTCAGGAAGCGAGTCCA AGTGAAGAGGAGGATCGGGAGCCTTTGGGATGGCCTGCCAGTCACAAG GACACACCGGGTGACCCAGAGAGAGGTGAGGAGGAGAAACTTGCTGATGTAGCTGGATGGGTGGTGCAGAAAGTGGCTCAAGATCCAGAAGTCAGTGCTTGTGCCGAATGTGAAAGTTTGCTTGTGGAGACCAATGACACTGAGCACAACTATCACACATGGATGGAGAAGGATGCCGTCTCAGCTGTGAAGAAAAGCCCAACCTCTGCCAGGCTGCTTCATCCATCCGAAGCTTTCAAAGAATGCATTTCCAAATGTGACAGTGTCATCCAAAAAATCCCCCCAAATGCAATGGCCCCGAAGAAATTAAAGTCCTACCTCAGAGCCAGCGGTGCTTTCAGTGAGCTCCACCGCATCCATCCTGCCCACTCAAAGGCCATCGAGAGGGTCGCCTTGAATAAATATGTGATGTGCAGGGTGGTGGACGAGCTGAaagaaacagcacaaaacagaaaacGCACACATGAGAAAAAAAGTGCTGCGTGTCAAGAGCTAAATGTTAGCACCCTTGAAGTAAATCAGgactaa